DNA from Evansella sp. LMS18:
GCTATCCTTAGATTGTATATGGAAAATTAATGGGAAGTAATACTTAGAAAGAGGTAGCCAGATTATGAGAATAAGAAATTTTATCATGCTCATTTTTTTATTGGTTATGACTATTTATTTTGGCGGTACACTTGCAAGTATTGTATATCTGGAAAATGTCAAATGGAGAATCATAGATTCTATTTTATTAATTAGTTTGGTTTTGCCGTGGATCGCTTATATTTTTTACATAAGACAAAGTAAAGTGAAAAAATCAGAAGAAACAAACTGACCATATTTTTAATCGGAATTTTATATCACCATAAAAAAGTAGGGGAGATGTGAATGGAGTTAACGAAAATAAGAAATGAGTTATCGGTGAAAGGGAAAAATGGCATCGGATTTTTATTATCTGCTGTTGTTATCTGGTCAATTATTACAATTATTTTTCTGCTGCCGCTAGGTACATACCAAAAGAATATCTATATGCTGTTTACAACAGGGTTAATGTTTCCATTATCCATAGGCATGTCTACATTAGTTCGGGCTGACTGGAGACTCCAGGGGAACCAGTTAGGTGATTTAGGTTTATTTTTAAACCTTGCACAAGTTATCTATTTTCCTATTCTTTTCTGGGGCATAGCAAGAAGCCCAACTGAAGCCATCATGTTCTTTGCAATAATTACAGGGGCACATTTTTTTCCATACGGATGGTTTTATAATGCTAAACCTTTTTATGTAATGGCTCCAATCATCTCACTTGCAATCATGTTTTTGGGATTTTACCTAAACGGAGAAAGTTTATGGTTAATTCCCTTGTCTATGATAATACTTCTTCTTGTCTTAATTGTGTGGCTCATTACAGATTATAAGAGGAAAGCAGAAGAAATTTAAGCAGAAAGCCGGATTAGCATGTTCAGCCAGTAAATACGTTTATTCATGGCGCGAAGTAAGTTTTGTTCGTGCCTTTTTGGCAGGGAGATATAATGTTTATATTTCTCTACATAGCCTCAACTCTCGAAAGGAGAGCTAAATATATGAAGTATTGGTATCTTATATTTTTATTGGTTTTTGCTCTTTTTGTAAACACCAATAGAAGTCTGTTTCATGCACATGAGTTTCAGGGGGCTGATTTATCAACGGTTCACCCGTGGTTGTGGGGGCAGTGGTGGATTTATCTCCTGGTAATATTAATTTTGCTGCTTATTAAATATCTGCATGAAAGGCAAGGAAAAAAATAGGCTTATGGGGGTAAGGCTTTCGACAAGTGCCAGGCACTTGTCGAAAAATCTTTGTGAAGCACCATCTCGATTAATATGTCGTCACCCTGAAAATTTTTTGCAGAACGTAGAGAACATACCTGGCAGTGCTGAGGGAATCAGCATATTCTTCATATGGAACGGTGAAATCGGCGTCCTCGTTTTCCCATAGACGGTGGAAGTAGCTGTCGATACTCTGTATAAATTCAGTGTCTGGATCGGCAATGATATTCAGGTTGTTTTCCGGATTATAATTATTCAGATTCCTGGTAGTAAAGTTTGTGGAACCTGCTATGACCTGGCTTTCATTGTTTCGAATAATATACGCCATCTTTGTGTGGTATTGTTCTTCATTCGTGTTGTACCAGCGTATCTCAATATTATCGTCTTCCCTCATTAGCAATTCTTCCGCTACTGGTATATTTGGCAGGCCGATTTTTTCCTGGCCAAAAGCGTTCTTGTTCGGATCCAGAATCAGCCGAAACTCTACTCCGCGGCTGGCAGCATTGTTGATCGCTTCAATAATATCCCGGTCAGAAAGATAAAACATACCGATCCAGACCATGTCCCCGGCTTCAGCTTCTTCAAGACCATCAATAAACGCATATTCAATCTGCCTTTCGGTGACAACCTGTGCTTCTATAGAACTTTCACCCGAAGAGGGAGCTTCCTCGCGTGCGCTGAGTAATTCAGTTAATTCAGCTTCTGTTGGAAAGGAGGAAAGGTCGCTTCCTGAAAAAGCGGCAACTGCTTTTTCCGCCTCAACCATATCTTTTATAATCATTCCTTCTGCACGAACAGCAATGTCAGAATGGAGGCTGCTCGCATCATGAGCGTTCCAGGACATATAGAGACCGGCATTTTCACTAATGACCGCTTTCCGGTGATTTGCTTTCACGTTCGCCAGCTTGAGGTATGAGCGAAATGTTACATCCGGTGAATTTTCGCCGAACGGATTCGGCAGCCTCCCTGTTCCTTCCTGGCCGAACCATTGGAAAAACATCCGCCATGCCCCGGAGTAAAGCGGGGTTGGGTCACGGAGTTTCGTGAGATCTGTATAAATCACCTCTGCACCGAGCTCCTCGAGTGGAGCGATATGCTGTGCTTCGTGGGACCTGTATGTTGTATTAATATGGTCGGTAATGATAGTGACTTTAAGATCGGGCTGCGCTTCCATTTGTTTTTCAATTGTTTCTGAAAGGTGGGCACTTGTGGGCGGAAAATCACGTTCCTCGTCCGACATTTCATTGAACATAAACATATCGATGATCAAAAAATGCTCCGCTTCTTCTATTACTTCCACAATATTTTCATAAATATGATGCTCGTAATGTTCCTCTCCATCGAGCTGGTAGGTAAGATCGTAAATGAATTCGATCTCCCCGTCAGCCAGGGGATGGAAATCACCAGCATAGGATAACCCGTTAGGCAAGGGCTTCAGCTGGTGGAAGATAACCATACCAATATAAACAAAAAGAATTAAAAGACCAAGAATAAAAGTAAACCGATTTTTCATTATGAGTTTCTCCGTTCTTAAATCATCAATTTTCGCTTGAATTCTTTTCTTTACCCTCAAATATGAACTTTCAAGCAACCGGGCAATTGAGGAAAAGCTTTTGTATTGACTGTGAGTAGTTAATTCTCCACCTGTTGCTAACATGGATAGTAGAATAAGGACTTATTGTATAAATTAAATTTATTTAATCATAATAGAAATGATTAGGAGGTACATTAAATGGAACATAACCCAAAACTTGTTTCTTCGGAAGTTGCAGCCTTGTGGGGTGCTTATATGCAAAACTCAATGGCTTATTGTATCGTTCAACATTTTGCGGCTGTTAATGAAGATTCAGATGCCACAGACCTTATGCAATCAGCTTTAACAAATTGTGACTATGTAGTAAACGAAGTTAAACAAATCTTTGAACAAGAAAATCATGCCTTACCAATTGGTTTTACACAAGAAGATGTATACTTAAATGCAGGGCGGGTCTATTCAGACCTTTTCGCTTTAAGATATATAAAATACATGGCGTCTGCTGGAGCAGCAGCTGCATCAGCTTTACTGGAAGTATTGGCTCGAAAGGATATAAGAGATTTTTTTTCTGCAACTTCCGCAATGTTTATTAAACTTTACAATAATGCCAGCGATTTATTATTGAAAAAAGGTACTTTTATCCGTTCGCCGGTCATCACACCTATGGAGAAAGCGGAATACCTGCAGAGTGAATCATTCCTATCAGGATTAATAGGCAAACATCGTCCTTTAACTGCCATTGAATTAGCTCATATTTCTAAAAATTCAGAGACCAATTCGATTGGCAGAACGTTTGTAGCGGGGTTTTCCCAAACAGCTGAATCACCAGAAGTTAGAAAGTATATGGAAAGAGGCTTGGAAATAGCTGCAAAGCATGAAACTGTGTTTAGAGAAATATTAGTGGAAGATGAAGTACCCATGCCTAGTACATGGGATTCAGCCATTTCTCAATCCACTGACGCACCATTTTCAGATAAGTTAATGATGTTTCATACTTTAGGTTTAAATGAACTTAGTGTCACTGGATATGGTGCTGCAATTGGTGCCAGCATGAGAAATGACCTAGTTGGTGATTATACGAGGTTAGTAGCAGAAATACTTCAATATGGAAATGCTGGAGTTAAATTGATGATTGAGAATAGGTGGCTGGAACAACCACCACAAAATGTAGACAGAGAAGCACTTAGAAACAGAAAGGCTTAAATGAAAAATTAGTAATCAAAACAGCGAGATGTTATAATCGCTGTTAATTGATTACTACATATAATTAGCAAAGAAGCAGCAGCCATTTATCAATGGAAGTTCTGAGGCTTTCTGCATCACAAAAGCCGGGCAAAATGCCCGGCTTTAGTCTCTATTAAAACCTGCTGTCTCTGTTTTCGCCATTAAAGAGATCATCAGCTTTTCTGTCTTTTTTTTCATTAAACAGATTATCAGCTTTTCTGTCACTATCAAATGCGTTCCTGTTTTCCTTTTCACCTTCGCGGTCAACATGGAGTTCTTCTTTCTTCACGTTGTCTGTAACCTGTTCGGTTTCTTCAACCTTTCTTTTGCCTACCTCAACTTCATCCGTTACCACTGGCTTTTTCCTTACTTCCAGCTTCTCTTCTTTTATTGGCACACGAATTGTTTCGTCTTCGATTTTACCGTCGGCTTCCGCATTAGCTGACTTGCCGTCAACCGGCTTTTTCTCAACATAAACCTCTTCACGGGTTACCGGAACATCTATTCTTTGTGTCTCTTCGTGAACTTCCTTCTTCACTTCTACGTCACCGGTTTTCACGTTTTCCTTGTCCACATCGATTCTCTCTTCGCGAAGACGCAATTTCTTTTCTTCTGCTGTTTCATCTGTCCTGCTGCTTAATTCATTTGTTGCACCTGTTACAGAGTTTGTGTCATTGCCGGTGGCCTCTGTCCGTACAGGATCGCTGGCAGACAAGTTGTTTCCATAATCTGTTTTTCGAGTTCCGTGCTGGGTGCCTAAGCCTGTCCCATTTTCAGGTGCCAGCACAACAATTTTACCGCTGCGCACGTCTGCATCATACTCTCGTGCTTCACTTTCTGTAAGACCTAAATTAGTTAACCGGTCAAAATAGCCATTAGAATGGTTATTAGTATCGTCATCCAGAAAAACGTCCTTAGCTTTTTCCCAGAAGGATTTATCATCATCGCTACCGGCAGAACCTGAAGATTCTACACTAGCATCCGTCCTGCTTTTCAGCCAGGAAGTATTTTCTCCGTCTGCAACGAGCGATATATCTTCCGGGTCGTAGCCTTCCGTCTTAAGACTTTCAACTGCCTGTACTACTTCCTGTTCAGATTCATATACTCCAATAACATTTTTAGCCATTTTACCAGCCTCCTTAGTTTTGTGTAATTCCTGATGTTACACCGTTCTAATTCCCATACAGTTAACATTAAAACTGGGTCAAAAGTTATGAGATCATAACGTAAAGAGAAGGGGCAGGAAGGACAATCGGGAAAATATAGAAGTATGTAGAACAGGTTGTTTGAATTTAGGAAATATGGAAAACAGGTGCTGGGAGTTATGTTAAAATTAGGTATATGGATGGTTATTCTTGCTCAGGTGCTGAAACGAGTGCATTGTATTAAATTTTCTTTAGATGGCTTAGAAAAGGAGACTACTATGGATAGTGAGAGAAGCAAAAGAAATACAGAAAAAGATGAGAATAACTTAGAGGATAAAAAGGGATGGAAAATCTTTGATGCCATATTTTCAGCGGGTATATTCAAATTGTTTTTTGAAAGCGAAGAAGCCAGAAAAGGAAATAATGACAAATTGTTCAAGGAACTGATTTATGGATCACTGGCTGGTATTCTTATTTTTATTTTAATTATGGTCATCGCTATCAATTTTTAGATTAAGTTAGTTATTACTATACTTAAAAGGAAAGATCCTGTTCTTTCTGATGATCTCCAGTTCACTTAGAGAGGTGTGTACATGGTTCTGGTGGTCAGACATGGCTAAGTAGGTGGAACGTAAAAAACGTGTTTGGAGAGGATAGTATGTTTGAAATAATACTATCGACAGTTTTAATTACTTACCCGCGGCTGTTTATGTTTCTTATCGTTTTTGCCGTTATTATCATTATTATTAATCAGATTTTCCATGAACGTACACAGAAGTTTTACAAAGATCTCCTTGAAGAAAAATACGAGAGAAGAATTGAGGATCTGGAGAGAAAAATAGAAGAGTTAGAGAAACAGAGTCTGAAAAATAAATAGAAACCAACTACTCTGCCGGGTGGATTTTCACACGTAAACCATTCGGATTTAAACTTTAATCCCATTCATCTGTTTTTACGTACATGTCTTCATATTTATCCCAATGTTCTCTAAGACTTAGGAAGAAGTCGTCCGGATAGTTCCCGAATAATAAATTAAATTCTCCGTCCATATAAGTAATGAGATAACTTTTTTCTTTATTCGTATCTGATTCGTTATACCGATGTATATATACTTTTAATTCGCCTTCTGTAAGGGGCTCATCAAGAAAGTATAACCGTGTATTTGAAATATCACTCTTGCTGATTAGGCAAACACCATAACCTTTCTGCTTTGTTTCCTCCACATACGCTTTTTCATTAACGTACCGGTATTCCCTGGAATAATCTACACCACAAAAACGGCAGTACAAATACAAATGATCAAGTTTATAATGCCAGTCTGCTGATGTGACTTTGCCACAGTGAGGGCACTCGGTAAAAATGTATATCGATGCCATTTCATACACTCCTTGTATTTGATTTTTTGATATGGATACAGCCTGTCTTCTTCATTTTCTGGAAAAATTTAATTGTAGAATATAAGAAATAAGCTTAGTAAAGAGGAAAGTAAAAAAGCAGAAGTAAGAGGTAGTAAACAAGATAATTATAAATTAATTCGCATAAAAGAACAAGTGTTCTTGTTATTCGACAAGTGCCTGGCACTTGTCGAATGGGTACTAGAAAAATATGAAAATATCTTCAAATTTTTGTATAATTAAGGGAGTAGATAAGTCCGTAACTAAATTTTAAGGAGACTAAATGAATGAAGATGAAAGATTTTTTCCAGGTGATGACTGAGAAAAGGGAAATTACTTCTCCTGTTTTTACAAAGCCGTTCACAGAGCGGCCGTCACATATTAAACAGTTGGAAAGCTTATTGAAGGAGACTGACCCGAACATAAACAGAGTTCTGGCAGAAACTCATCTGAACCTTTTCCGGATCGGGCATATCGGTGAATCGAACGTACATTTTGAACTGAATAATTCTATGCTGCCGCTGCTCTGTCTTCATGATGTAAGGCTGGAAAACAGAGAGAATACTGCTCAGTTTGACTTTATTGTCATAAGCCATAGCATTATTTATGTGATTGAAACAAAGAAGCTCTATGGAGATATTGAAGTTACCGGAAGCGGGGAATTCATCCGGAAGCTGAAAAGCAAAAGCGGCAGAGTATACAAGAAAGAGGGAATGTACAGTCCTGTTACACAAAGTGAACGGCACGCAAGGCTTCTTGAGAAGCTCCTTAAAGAAAACGGCTTAATAAAAACCATGCCGGTGGAAAACCTCGTCGTTTTAGCCAACCCAAAAACAATCCTCGACAAAAAGAAGGCACCAGCAGAAATAAGCAAAAAAATCATCAGATCAGACCAACTGGTAAAGTTCATAAAACAAGACTTGAATCAGCGAAAGAAGAAGACGTACGCGGTGGACAATCGTATAAAAGATATATCAAAGTTCATTTTGAAAAGCCATAAATTAGTTAACTTTGATAAGTCTCGTTACATGAACGTTGAGACTGCAGCTGCCGTTGAAACAGTACCGGATGTTGAAGCAGAATCATCTGAAGCGGGCAAGGATTCTGAAAAACTTTATAAGGAGTTAAAAGCATACCGGTTAGAACAAGCGAAGAAAGAAAATGTTGCAGCATACTTAATTTATAATAATTCCACTCTGGAAGATATTATTGAGAAGATGCCATCTAATAAAGAAGAGCTCCTGAAGATTAGAGGCTTTGGCAAAACAAAGGCAGAAAAATACGGGGCAGGGATTCTGGAAATTGTGAGGAAGAATTAACTGATTGCTGATTGTTTGCAGGAATCACCGAAATTATGAGTCTGACCGGAAAAACAGGGACGGGAAACTATCATTAGTGGGACAGTGGACCTGTCCCTGTGTCCCAAAAAAGGGGGAGAGCCAGATGCGGTATAAATCTACAAACGAGCATAACAAAAAGCTTAGTATCACGATTTATAATGATGACTTCGGTCTGGTAAAAGAGGAGCGGCTTCTGGTAAGCCAGGAAGCTTGTGAGGAGATCCAATACTTAGATGTGGTGAAAAAAATTGAAACCGATTCTATTATCGTAGCTGGTGTGCCTGTTCTTGAATTAAATTATGATTTTGATCTCGTCAGTAAAGCGAAATTGCTTGAAAAATATCTCGATAAAACTATCTATATTTTTGACAAAGAAACGCAGGAAAAAATGCCAATCAGGCTGTTGAGTGTCAGTGACGGAATTATCGGAGAGCGGACGGACACGAAGGAAATTGTCATTAATCCGGAAGGGGAGCTGGTGCTGCCATCGCTGCCTGAAGGGTTGATCGCTAAGCCGGCTTTGTTATGGAAGGTCCCTAAGTCTGCCCTGGATCAGCAGATTAACGTATCGTATCTTACAAAAGGCATCTCCTGGGACGCCAACTATGTATTAAACCTGCAGGAGAGGAGTTTTCAGCTAACAGGGTGGGTTGCCATTAACAACCAGTCAGGGGCGGCTTTTCAAAATGCGGAACTGAAGCTGATTGCCGGAGAGATAAACCGGGTGGAAGAAATAAAGCTTCTTGAACCGGACTACCATTATAAGGAAGGGGTAGTCTACAGTGAAAGCGAGCCGAGTTTTGAAGAAAAAAGCTTTGCTGATCAGCATATGTATACGCTAAACAGGCCAGTCACGATTAAAGACGCACAGGAAAAGCAAATTAATTTTTTGAATGTAGCAGACGGAGCGTACCGCAAATTTTATGAAGTGAACAGATATTCCGAGAAGCCTGACATTAAAGTGGAAATTGAAAACAGCAAGGAAAATAATCTTGAAATTCCACTTCCTAAAGGCAAAGTGAAGCTGTACCAGGCGGACTCCGATGGTCTGCTGGAGTTTGTCGGCGAGGACAGCATCCCCCATACAGCAAAAAAACAGCCGATTTCCCTTAACTTAGGCAAAGCATTTGATATTGGATGTGAATCCCTGGAAACGGACCGCTCTAAGGAAGATGGCCTAGAGCTTATTGAATATGAGTACCGAATTCAGAACCATAAAGACGAGGCAGCGCCAATTAAGATAGACCACAGAATTCATGAACGGGGATGGGAGATGGTTGAGTGCAGCCATGTATATTCGAAGTTGGATTCCAGCACAATTAACTTCCTCGTGGACGTGGGGGCTGATGCCACAGCCGTCATTACTTTTAAGTATGCTGTTGACCATTCGCTCTATATTAAAAGGAAAACAAAATAACGACTCCTGGCTTTTTGTGAAAATTTAGGGGGACTATATGCCATTAAAATTTTTATCCGTCATTCTTTTGCTGTTCATTGCAGGCTGCAACACCGATGTAGACCTGGCATCTTATTCTTTTTATGAGGAAACGGAAAACTGGCAAGTATCAATGCTTGTTGAAGAAAAGCCATTTGGTGAAACTACAACGGAGGAAGCGGAGCTTACGTTTGTGTATATAGGTAAAAATCCCGTACCAGATGGAGTGAGCGTTATCGTTGATACAGAGTTTCCGTATCGTGGTGAGATAAGCCAGAAATTTGATGATTTCGAGGGAGAGGCAGTCATGCCCTTTGGAAACAACTATTTTGCTGAGGCAGATAGATTTGGTTCTCCATATACCATAGAGATTAACTGGGATGAAGAAGTAGAGGAGTTTATTATAGAGTTAGAAAAGAATTAGCTCCTAAACGTGGAGGACACTATATTTAATTAATGGAAGGGACAGTGTAAAATAATCATCGTCTTTCATCTGTTTTAGAAAAGAGCAGCCTGGGCTGCTCTTAAAATGTGTAGTCTATAGGAGAATAATATTACCCCGGTAAGTGGTATTATTTACTTTCCGTTTGCTACGTTTGGGTTAAAAGGTGCAAACATACCGTCAGGGTTTGCCTTCCATACCCACGCATGCAAAGCAAAGGTACCAGGGAAAGGGCCGTCGTCAAATTCATGACCGAATAATGATGGGCGTTCTCCGCCGACAGTCATGTACTCAACAGCTACCAGTTTATAATCACCATTTTTCTTAGGTTCGTAAACAAGAACTTCAGGAGCTAATGGGTCGAGGTTGTTATCATCATTTAACAAATCCTCTCTAACCAAATGAATGCCCATCTTAGGAACTACGAAGTAATCAGTTTCGTACCCATTATCAAAAGCAGCCTGAATATCGTGGTATTTCACCGTTGCTTTTCGCACATCCGCAAGCTGTTTTGCTACATCAGGTCCATGTGGTTTTGCTGCAACCCCTGTAGCCAGTGCAAGACTCAAAACAAACGTAACGACTAACAACATGATGAATCTTCCCTTGTTCAAACAAACCATCTCCTATTCAATTTTTAATGGTGTTCGTTATAAAGTTTATCACATTCATGTATAGCGAACAATATTTAAAATATGAAAAAAGCTCCCTGTTAATCGCCTCACAGGGAGCTTTTGTATATTTAAATTTCAGCATTTCAACTCTTAAACGCTTGCCACTTTCTGGTTCTGCCGGGGATAAACAGTTCGGCCTTTCCCATGGGGCACACATACTGGTGTACCGAAAATTGGATCGCAGGTAATGTTGCAATTCATCTGGAAAACGTCTTTTACGAGCTGACATGTGATGATGTCTTCAGGTCTGCCCTGAGAGTAAACTTGTTTATCCTTTACAGCAACAATATGGTGAGCATATCTGCTTGCAAGGTTTAAGTCATGGAGGACCATAACGATAGTGTGGCCCTTTTGTTCGTTTAAATCATAGAGCAGATCAAGAATTTCAATCTGATGAGTCATATCTAAATATGTTGTTGGTTCATCTAATAATATGATATCAGTTTCCTGTGCCAGAGTAAGTGAAATCCATGCACGCTGGCGCTGGCCGCCTGATAAAGAATCGACAGCCCGGTCTTTTAAATGAAACATGTTTGTTGATTCGAGGGCGCGGGTTACTGCGTCTTCATCTTTTTTAGACCATTGTTTTATAAGAGAGCGGTATGGATGTCTTCCTTGTTTCACTAATTCATAAACTGTGAGCCCTTCCGGGGATACAGGGCTTTGAGGCAGGATTGCCATCTTTTTAGCTATTTCTTTTGATTTCATTTTGGCAATTTCTTCACCGTTCAAGTAGATATCACCAGTTTTAGGCTTTAATAAACGGGCCAGAGAACGCAACAGGGTGGACTTCCCACAGCCGTTACCGCCAATAAAAACAGTGATTTCCCCTTTAGGAACTTCAATATTTAAATCATCTATAATGACCGTGTCTCCATAACCCAGTGTTAAATTTTCAGCTGATAGTGAATGCATCGGAACCCCTCCCTGCCGGTTGACGTAAATTTCGATACCGAAAATGACTACTTCTATTTTATTTGCTATTTCGCTCATAGTCAATGATAATCGTTTTCATTTAAAAAATAGACACATTTACATGTGAAGGAAATGTTTCATTTGTTCATTAAAAGTCCGGTAACAAGAGGTCTATTTTGGACATTGGGTTTATTATCCACTTGGTATTTTATGTTAAAATAGCCACAGAGTAGTATTCATAAATTTGTTAATTAAGTTAAAAACGAAGGGCAAAAGCAAAAGATAACCCTGTTTTCGTCTAGATGCTAATAACAGGGAGGGTTGGATGTGGCAGAAAACGAAATCTTTATTATTCCCATACTAATATCAGTTGCAGTTTCCATAATCATTGGATTAGTCTTCTCAAAAATATATAAAGGGAACGACAAAGTTGATGAAGGTTTTGAGCTGAATTATTTTAAGCTTAGTTACCGAAGAAAAATGATTCGGACGGCAATCCTATTTCCATTTATAGTCATTCTCCTGATCATCGTTTATTTCTTCTTTAACTGGAGTTTAATTGTGTTTGTAAGCTTTGCACTGCTTCTTTTATTGGGGACTACTGTCCAAATGTTATATAACTACAATAAGTGGAAAAAAGAAGCAGGAAGAAAAATGTAATTGAAGCAGAAGTCGGAGGCCTCTATGAACAAGGGAGTTATAGGTTTCGCAGTTATTATCCTTTTAGTTATCACGACTTTAGTAGTTTTCCAGGAGCCACAGGAGCAAGTAGAAAGAGAAGATGAGGAAGTGCTTGAGGAATTAAAGGAAGAAAATGAACGGTTAAGTCAGGAAATTCTCGATATAGAGTATAAAGCCGAGTTATATGAATCCCGTTATTATGATCAGGAAATACAATATGAAGCCCTCGCACATTCCCATGAAGACCTGGAACTGCGGCTCGAGGAAATTTTAAAAGACATTTATGGAAGTGATCTTGAAGAATCTGATTTGGAAAATCTTCCTGAATACCTGGAACTCTATGAATCCAGGTTTATGGAATATCATCAAGCTATAGATGATTTTGACATACTATTTCGCATGGTACCTGACCCTGAACTTACTGCAGGAGAGGAGTTTGAATACGTCTTTTCTTTTTTCGAAGAATACGAGGTATATGATGGGAAAGAGGTAGCGATCACTGCAAAACATCAAGATACAGAAGAGTCAGTCACGCTGGCGGAACCCCAAAAAAGAAGTGAAGAAGAGATGGAGAGGTTGGAAGTTTCAGTTACTCTGCCTGAAGGAGGTTTTTGGACATTTGAAGTTTCATTAGATGGGGAACTTTACGGGGATGTTGAAATATTTGTGTCTAATGCTTAATATCCTTCTAACCAGTACGAACGAGGACAGAAATTTGTTAGAAAGAAGAGGTTCATTATGGAAGATTGCCACAAATTAAAACCAGTAACAGCTGCGCATAAATTTATTGATTATTATTTTCCGGATTGTGATGGTGCATTACTAGCTGGCAGTGTAGTAAGGGGGGAAGCCACTGAAACATCCGACCTTGATATTATTGTTTTTGATGAGACTGTTGAGTCGTCCTACAGGGAATCATTAATTAATTCAGGCTGGAGGATAGAAGTGTTTGTACATAACTTAGATTCTTATCAGGATTTTTTCTGTAGTGATTATAAACGGGCAAGACCTTCGCTGCCGCGAATGGTTTCAGAAGGAGTTGTTTTGAGGGATACCGGGATTCTTGATTCCATAAGAAATGAAGCAAACCAGTTATTAGCTGAAGGCCCGGAAGAATGGTCTTCAGAAACGATAGATACGAAACGATATTTTATTACAGACGCACTTGATGATTTCATTGGCTGCAATAACAGGTCGGAAGCAATATTTATTGCCGGCACACTTGCCGAACTTGTCAGTGAATTCGTTTTACGAACCAATAAAAGATGGATTGGTGCTTCGAAATGGATTATCCGTTCATTAAGAGATTATGATAAAAATTTTGCAGAACAATTTGCTGAAGCTTTTGATGAGTTTTATAAAAACGATGACAAAACGGATGTTATCAGAATAGTTGACAGAGTATTAGACCCGTATGGCGGGCGTCTTTTTGAAGGTTTTTTAATAGGTAAGAAATAAAGTGAT
Protein-coding regions in this window:
- a CDS encoding DUF3231 family protein; the protein is MEHNPKLVSSEVAALWGAYMQNSMAYCIVQHFAAVNEDSDATDLMQSALTNCDYVVNEVKQIFEQENHALPIGFTQEDVYLNAGRVYSDLFALRYIKYMASAGAAAASALLEVLARKDIRDFFSATSAMFIKLYNNASDLLLKKGTFIRSPVITPMEKAEYLQSESFLSGLIGKHRPLTAIELAHISKNSETNSIGRTFVAGFSQTAESPEVRKYMERGLEIAAKHETVFREILVEDEVPMPSTWDSAISQSTDAPFSDKLMMFHTLGLNELSVTGYGAAIGASMRNDLVGDYTRLVAEILQYGNAGVKLMIENRWLEQPPQNVDREALRNRKA
- a CDS encoding ABC transporter ATP-binding protein, producing MHSLSAENLTLGYGDTVIIDDLNIEVPKGEITVFIGGNGCGKSTLLRSLARLLKPKTGDIYLNGEEIAKMKSKEIAKKMAILPQSPVSPEGLTVYELVKQGRHPYRSLIKQWSKKDEDAVTRALESTNMFHLKDRAVDSLSGGQRQRAWISLTLAQETDIILLDEPTTYLDMTHQIEILDLLYDLNEQKGHTIVMVLHDLNLASRYAHHIVAVKDKQVYSQGRPEDIITCQLVKDVFQMNCNITCDPIFGTPVCVPHGKGRTVYPRQNQKVASV
- a CDS encoding phospholipase D-like domain-containing protein — its product is MKNRFTFILGLLILFVYIGMVIFHQLKPLPNGLSYAGDFHPLADGEIEFIYDLTYQLDGEEHYEHHIYENIVEVIEEAEHFLIIDMFMFNEMSDEERDFPPTSAHLSETIEKQMEAQPDLKVTIITDHINTTYRSHEAQHIAPLEELGAEVIYTDLTKLRDPTPLYSGAWRMFFQWFGQEGTGRLPNPFGENSPDVTFRSYLKLANVKANHRKAVISENAGLYMSWNAHDASSLHSDIAVRAEGMIIKDMVEAEKAVAAFSGSDLSSFPTEAELTELLSAREEAPSSGESSIEAQVVTERQIEYAFIDGLEEAEAGDMVWIGMFYLSDRDIIEAINNAASRGVEFRLILDPNKNAFGQEKIGLPNIPVAEELLMREDDNIEIRWYNTNEEQYHTKMAYIIRNNESQVIAGSTNFTTRNLNNYNPENNLNIIADPDTEFIQSIDSYFHRLWENEDADFTVPYEEYADSLSTARYVLYVLQKIFRVTTY
- a CDS encoding HRDC domain-containing protein, coding for MKMKDFFQVMTEKREITSPVFTKPFTERPSHIKQLESLLKETDPNINRVLAETHLNLFRIGHIGESNVHFELNNSMLPLLCLHDVRLENRENTAQFDFIVISHSIIYVIETKKLYGDIEVTGSGEFIRKLKSKSGRVYKKEGMYSPVTQSERHARLLEKLLKENGLIKTMPVENLVVLANPKTILDKKKAPAEISKKIIRSDQLVKFIKQDLNQRKKKTYAVDNRIKDISKFILKSHKLVNFDKSRYMNVETAAAVETVPDVEAESSEAGKDSEKLYKELKAYRLEQAKKENVAAYLIYNNSTLEDIIEKMPSNKEELLKIRGFGKTKAEKYGAGILEIVRKN
- a CDS encoding DUF4139 domain-containing protein — encoded protein: MRYKSTNEHNKKLSITIYNDDFGLVKEERLLVSQEACEEIQYLDVVKKIETDSIIVAGVPVLELNYDFDLVSKAKLLEKYLDKTIYIFDKETQEKMPIRLLSVSDGIIGERTDTKEIVINPEGELVLPSLPEGLIAKPALLWKVPKSALDQQINVSYLTKGISWDANYVLNLQERSFQLTGWVAINNQSGAAFQNAELKLIAGEINRVEEIKLLEPDYHYKEGVVYSESEPSFEEKSFADQHMYTLNRPVTIKDAQEKQINFLNVADGAYRKFYEVNRYSEKPDIKVEIENSKENNLEIPLPKGKVKLYQADSDGLLEFVGEDSIPHTAKKQPISLNLGKAFDIGCESLETDRSKEDGLELIEYEYRIQNHKDEAAPIKIDHRIHERGWEMVECSHVYSKLDSSTINFLVDVGADATAVITFKYAVDHSLYIKRKTK
- a CDS encoding YsnF/AvaK domain-containing protein, whose translation is MAKNVIGVYESEQEVVQAVESLKTEGYDPEDISLVADGENTSWLKSRTDASVESSGSAGSDDDKSFWEKAKDVFLDDDTNNHSNGYFDRLTNLGLTESEAREYDADVRSGKIVVLAPENGTGLGTQHGTRKTDYGNNLSASDPVRTEATGNDTNSVTGATNELSSRTDETAEEKKLRLREERIDVDKENVKTGDVEVKKEVHEETQRIDVPVTREEVYVEKKPVDGKSANAEADGKIEDETIRVPIKEEKLEVRKKPVVTDEVEVGKRKVEETEQVTDNVKKEELHVDREGEKENRNAFDSDRKADNLFNEKKDRKADDLFNGENRDSRF